A single genomic interval of Helianthus annuus cultivar XRQ/B chromosome 13, HanXRQr2.0-SUNRISE, whole genome shotgun sequence harbors:
- the LOC110899801 gene encoding uncharacterized protein LOC110899801, translating into MTKSFTLIQTVATAGLFSAVSFWYGFMFGRETSRKELGDLIADLRRSNPDQSSTTPPHS; encoded by the exons ATGACGAAGAGCTTCACACTCATCCAAACAGTGGCAACCGCCGGACTCTTCTCTGCCGTTTCATTCTG GTATGGATTCATGTTCGGCAGAGAAACTTCCCGGAAGGAATTAGGTGACCTAATCGCAGATCTTCGCCGCAGTAATCCTGATCAATCGTCTACAACTCCTCCACACTCCTGA
- the LOC110903410 gene encoding subtilisin-like protease produces MCSNSPINMEMKRANLLPEVLLLLLLTFTTIFTIASANSDQAETYIVHLNAPDGVTFDKPEDRRGWYNSFLKASTADSDVKPSLIHTYHNVFTGFAAKLTADQVKAMENMDGFVSARRDMAYKLHTTHTPNFLGLHRNLGLWSGSNYGKGIIIGVLDTGITPGHPSFDDKDVPPPPAKWKGKCDTAGCNNKLIGARDFTNSSGTGSPVDEEGHGTHTSSTAAGNFVDGANVIGQANGTAAGMAPLAHVAMYKVCDDIGCFGSAILAGMDAAIEDGVDVLSLSLGGASVPFYEDGIAVGAFSAIQKGIFVSCSAGNSGPVNSSLSNEAPWILTVGASTVDRSIRATVYLGNKALLDGESLFQPKDFPQDYMPLVYPGLNGGQDAAWCAPGSLKNIDVKGKVVLCDRGGDIARIDKGQTVKDAGGAAMILANGEADGDTTEADAHVLPASHVAYDLGVTIKTYINSTSSPVATIIFRGTIIGDDSAPAVASFSSRGPSLASPGIVKPDIIGPGVSILAAWPVSVENSTTKATFNMLSGTSMSCPHLSGISALLKSAHPDWSPAAIKSAIMTTADKLNLGGQRIEDERDLPANIFAIGAGHVNPLKASNPGLIFDIQPDDYIPYLCGLGYTSKQVGVIVQKQVTCTEVIPEAQLNYPSFAVTLGPGEIKNFTRTVTNVGEANSTYVITSVALPVGLDLEIGHAELQFSEVNQKLTYQVMFIRDKEQTPEAPYGEGFMLWTSDKHTVRTPFSVKFV; encoded by the coding sequence ATGTGCTCAAACTCTCCAATAAACATGGAGATGAAGAGAGCTAATCTTTTACCTGAGGTTTTGTTGCTGTTGCTTCTTACTTTCACCACCATCTTTACCATCGCTTCAGCGAATTCCGACCAAGCAGAAACCTACATTGTCCATTTAAATGCTCCTGATGGTGTAACGTTTGATAAACCCGAAGACCGTAGAGGTTGGTACAACTCCTTTCTGAAAGCGAGCACTGCCGACTCAGATGTGAAACCAAGCTTGATCCATACATATCACAATGTGTTCACTGGGTTTGCAGCCAAACTGACTGCAGATCAAGTAAAGGCAATGGAGAATATGGATGGGTTTGTGTCTGCAAGACGCGACATGGCGTACAAGCTGCATACGACGCATACTCCAAATTTCTTGGGGTTGCATCGGAATCTAGGATTATGGAGTGGATCAAACTACGGAAAGGGAATCATAATCGGGGTTTTAGACACTGGAATTACACCCGGACATCCTTCTTTTGATGACAAAGATGTCCCTCCTCCTCCTGCAAAATGGAAAGGCAAATGTGACACTGCAGGGTGTAATAATAAGCTGATCGGAGCAAGAGATTTTACTAACAGTAGTGGTACCGGTTCACCGGTTGATGAAGAGGGACACGGGACCCACACTTCGAGTACAGCTGCTGGGAACTTTGTCGATGGTGCCAATGTGATTGGACAAGCAAATGGCACTGCAGCTGGAATGGCGCCGCTTGCTCACGTGGCCATGTATAAAGTTTGTGATGATATCGGTTGTTTCGGTAGTGCCATCTTAGCGGGTATGGATGCAGCCATTGAAGATGGAGTGGACGTGCTTTCGCTCTCGCTCGGTGGAGCTTCGGTTCCATTTTATGAGGATGGTATTGCGGTTGGTGCGTTTAGTGCTATTCAGAAAGGAATCTTTGTAAGTTGTTCAGCTGGGAATTCTGGTCCAGTGAACTCATCATTGTCAAATGAGGCACCATGGATTCTCACTGTAGGTGCTAGCACCGTCGATAGAAGCATAAGAGCAACCGTTTATCTCGGAAACAAGGCCTTGCTTGATGGCGAATCTTTGTTCCAACCAAAAGATTTTCCTCAAGACTATATGCCACTCGTGTATCCTGGTTTGAACGGCGGTCAAGATGCAGCATGGTGCGCTCCTGGATCATTAAAAAACATTGATGTTAAAGGGAAAGTAGTGTTGTGTGACAGAGGTGGTGACATAGCAAGAATTGACAAAGGGCAGACCGTAAAAGATGCTGGAGGGGCTGCGATGATTCTTGCAAACGGAGAGGCAGACGGGGATACTACAGAAGCCGATGCTCATGTTCTTCCTGCATCACATGTTGCTTATGATCTTGGCGTTACAATCAAAACATACATCAATTCAACCTCATCCCCGGTTGCCACCATCATATTCCGGGGAACTATTATTGGTGATGATTCAGCTCCTGCAGTTGCTTCTTTCTCGTCTCGGGGACCGAGCTTGGCAAGTCCAGGAATTGTTAAGCCTGACATCATCGGTCCGGGAGTTAGCATTCTTGCAGCTTGGCCCGTATCAGTCGAAAACTCGACAACGAAAGCAACATTTAACATGTTATCAGGCACTTCAATGTCATGCCCACATCTTTCAGGTATATCAGCACTGTTAAAAAGTGCACATCCTGATTGGTCTCCAGCAGCCATCAAGTCTGCAATCATGACCACAGCAGATAAGCTAAACCTAGGTGGCCAACGCATCGAGGACGAGAGAGATCTCCCTGCAAACATCTTTGCAATCGGTGCTGGACACGTAAACCCATTGAAAGCCAGTAATCCAGGACTGATTTTCGACATCCAACCCGATGACTACATACCTTATTTGTGCGGTCTCGGATATACCAGCAAACAAGTTGGAGTCATTGTGCAGAAACAGGTCACGTGCACTGAAGTTATACCAGAAGCACAACTGAACTATCCTTCATTTGCGGTTACTTTAGGACCTGGTGAAATAAAAAATTTCACAAGGACAGTGACTAATGTTGGTGAAGCAAATTCAACTTACGTCATAACAAGTGTTGCTTTACCAGTTGGTCTAGATTTAGAAATTGGTCATGCAGAGCTCCAGTTCAGCGAAGTGAACCAAAAGTTGACGTATCAGGTGATGTTCATACGTGACAAAGAACAGACACCGGAAGCTCCATACGGGGAAGGATTTATGCTTTGGACTTCTGATAAACACACGGTGAGAACCCCGTTCTCTGTCAAGTTCGTGTGA